A part of Leptospira mtsangambouensis genomic DNA contains:
- a CDS encoding ParB/RepB/Spo0J family partition protein, with the protein MSKKTEFQALDLISAYSEKKKNPSHLELNQIFPNPTQPRLIGREDTTDLLPSMERLGLIEPILVRKDKGKYLIVAGERRYRAAIKLGWKEIPAIITDANEDVCYEMSLAENEKRKNLNPWEVGKAIQFLRKEKRKTAEEVSELLGYSGRYVKQLSSIARLDQKSVMELMISGKPLSVKNLEELLKRKENRGGEMISPRAGASSGRISINVGKLSGKIRDNFLKELSLLKKKYGINE; encoded by the coding sequence ATGTCCAAAAAAACTGAGTTTCAAGCTTTAGATTTAATCTCTGCATACTCCGAAAAGAAGAAGAATCCTTCACATTTGGAGTTAAACCAAATTTTCCCAAATCCAACTCAGCCTAGGTTGATAGGGAGGGAAGACACGACAGATTTGTTGCCTTCGATGGAAAGACTGGGCCTAATAGAACCAATTCTTGTCAGGAAAGACAAAGGAAAATATCTGATCGTTGCAGGGGAACGTAGGTATCGCGCAGCAATAAAGCTTGGATGGAAAGAAATTCCAGCAATCATCACCGATGCGAATGAAGATGTATGTTATGAGATGTCACTTGCAGAAAACGAAAAGAGAAAAAATTTAAACCCTTGGGAAGTGGGGAAAGCGATTCAGTTTCTACGCAAAGAAAAAAGGAAAACTGCAGAGGAAGTGTCAGAATTGTTGGGTTACAGCGGAAGGTATGTAAAACAACTTAGCAGTATCGCTCGATTGGATCAAAAATCTGTGATGGAACTTATGATTAGTGGGAAGCCTCTTTCCGTAAAGAATCTGGAAGAACTGCTAAAACGTAAAGAAAACAGAGGGGGTGAAATGATTTCACCCCGGGCAGGAGCAAGTTCAGGCCGTATTAGTATTAATGTAGGTAAACTTAGCGGTAAGATAAGGGATAACTTTCTAAAAGAATTAAGTTTACTCAAAAAAAAATACGGAATCAACGAATAG
- a CDS encoding ParA family protein, translating to MGKSDSILTEEGAAKFVGLSTEEFSAKASALKIPGWKSGEFKESVLLKYFEPTHSDGFDSHVIAISNQKGGEGKTTISLYLAEALAENHKVLLIDWDPQANATQLFLKDDVPSVMDYLGYRGKKAKNIEPAIRTISENFDLLPSTLELANLTTPYERDDFELLNEAILPLRSRYEYIIIDCPPSLGLILENALICADYILVPIQTRAFSLQGIRDLYETIQKIQRKANQRLKLLGAVLNQYEGQKALAGLAEGVKKYFPVFETVVQRREAIPQAQAKMSLLAKIDLATMKNFRELAVEVKNKINVQKN from the coding sequence ATGGGCAAATCAGATTCAATATTGACTGAAGAAGGAGCGGCAAAGTTCGTTGGGCTGAGCACTGAAGAGTTTTCTGCTAAAGCGTCTGCACTAAAGATTCCTGGATGGAAATCCGGAGAATTTAAAGAATCGGTTCTTCTTAAATATTTTGAACCTACTCATTCTGATGGTTTCGATAGTCATGTGATTGCTATATCGAATCAGAAAGGAGGGGAGGGGAAAACTACGATCAGCTTATATTTAGCGGAGGCCCTGGCTGAAAATCATAAAGTGCTCTTGATCGATTGGGATCCACAGGCAAATGCAACACAACTTTTTTTAAAAGACGATGTTCCTTCCGTAATGGATTATCTCGGTTACCGAGGGAAAAAAGCTAAAAATATTGAGCCCGCTATCAGGACGATCAGTGAGAATTTTGATTTGCTTCCATCAACGTTGGAGCTCGCAAATTTAACAACTCCATATGAGAGAGATGACTTTGAATTATTAAACGAAGCAATTCTACCGTTACGTTCTCGTTATGAATATATAATTATTGATTGCCCGCCTTCTCTTGGTCTGATTTTGGAAAATGCTTTGATCTGCGCTGATTATATTCTTGTCCCGATACAAACACGGGCGTTTAGTCTGCAAGGGATTAGAGATTTATATGAAACAATTCAGAAAATTCAAAGAAAGGCTAACCAGAGATTAAAGTTATTGGGAGCTGTATTAAATCAATACGAAGGTCAGAAAGCACTCGCTGGATTGGCCGAAGGAGTGAAAAAATACTTTCCCGTCTTTGAGACAGTTGTTCAAAGGAGAGAGGCAATCCCTCAAGCCCAAGCAAAGATGTCTCTTTTAGCTAAAATTGATTTAGCAACAATGAAAAATTTCAGAGAACTAGCAGTAGAGGTTAAAAACAAAATCAATGTCCAAAAAAACTGA
- a CDS encoding putative porin, producing the protein MPKYSNLPILFLFLGLTSISAEVIWGPSVEKSGGEYIFETGNKYPNLSGIRGGSRITFPRTFPLFGIQGILTQDRWEISGSLKTSGWYQKSGQARDEDFVLGSVSTENGTKIATREWSYRDSATIYSGSRNFADGKGKSTVYENRAEVYGRYYFQDANPNYWANGSGFFLSTGARYSYFKYLFYDVNQYIDSSPVFYGPIGNGLSFSNDLWEFFFGGGYRYSSGDFYLDLSFMPSIGRIKTRDFHVQRSINFFSENYGLGWASKAEVGYKFNSSWLSYLRVNHRRFFSEGRFTSQGGLTMEDIASNLVSGFKSHINIKDFSIEIGALNKIDWPQKKENLD; encoded by the coding sequence GTGCCTAAATATTCCAACTTACCTATTTTATTTTTATTCCTTGGCCTTACATCGATTTCTGCAGAAGTCATCTGGGGTCCATCGGTAGAAAAATCCGGCGGAGAATATATTTTCGAAACAGGAAATAAGTATCCCAATCTATCGGGAATCCGCGGTGGGTCAAGAATCACCTTTCCAAGGACATTTCCGCTATTCGGCATCCAGGGAATCCTTACCCAAGATAGATGGGAAATTAGCGGTTCACTCAAAACTTCGGGTTGGTACCAAAAATCAGGACAAGCCAGAGATGAAGACTTTGTGCTTGGATCTGTATCAACGGAAAATGGTACAAAAATCGCAACGCGAGAATGGAGTTATAGAGATTCTGCTACCATTTATTCAGGCAGCCGTAACTTTGCAGACGGAAAAGGGAAATCTACTGTTTATGAAAATAGAGCAGAAGTTTATGGTAGATATTATTTCCAAGATGCAAATCCAAACTACTGGGCAAATGGTTCCGGATTTTTTCTCTCGACTGGAGCAAGGTACTCATACTTCAAATATCTATTTTATGATGTGAACCAGTACATCGATTCCAGCCCAGTTTTTTATGGTCCAATTGGTAATGGACTTAGTTTCTCAAATGACCTATGGGAGTTTTTTTTCGGAGGTGGTTACCGGTACTCTTCGGGAGATTTTTATTTAGACCTCAGTTTTATGCCATCAATTGGAAGAATCAAAACCAGAGATTTTCATGTCCAACGTTCCATCAATTTTTTCTCAGAAAACTATGGCCTTGGTTGGGCATCCAAAGCAGAAGTTGGATATAAATTTAATTCATCGTGGCTGAGTTACCTGAGAGTCAACCACCGTAGATTTTTTTCTGAAGGACGATTTACTTCCCAAGGGGGACTCACAATGGAAGACATCGCTTCCAATTTGGTAAGCGGATTTAAGTCGCATATCAATATCAAAGATTTTAGTATCGAGATTGGGGCCTTAAATAAAATTGATTGGCCTCAAAAAAAAGAAAACTTAGACTAA
- a CDS encoding M48 family metallopeptidase, whose amino-acid sequence MEDFNIERKPSKGRNISLVVYQNGKVVLKHPAKVPKKQLDEFLFEKREWILSKLKQLPKDIPKKLKFENEEKTHIFGNLTTIQLLPKGKYNLSGEAIQIPKTKSEKSQIQKGKLVFRDLLLKKIEPMVQSTSFALNTEVTKISIKPMRSLWGSCNSKNQISLNLSLIHCPEQIIEYIILHEIAHTIEHNHSSKFWKIVESQNPNYKIAEKWLKDIGKKYIYYLN is encoded by the coding sequence ATGGAAGACTTCAATATAGAACGAAAACCAAGTAAAGGTAGGAATATCTCACTAGTCGTTTATCAAAATGGCAAAGTTGTTTTAAAACACCCAGCAAAAGTTCCCAAAAAACAATTGGATGAATTTCTTTTTGAAAAAAGAGAATGGATTCTATCAAAACTCAAACAACTTCCCAAAGATATCCCGAAAAAATTGAAATTTGAAAATGAAGAGAAAACTCATATTTTCGGGAATTTGACAACGATCCAACTCTTACCAAAGGGAAAATACAACTTATCAGGAGAGGCCATTCAAATTCCTAAAACAAAAAGCGAGAAGTCACAAATCCAAAAAGGAAAACTTGTTTTTCGCGACTTGTTATTAAAAAAAATTGAACCGATGGTACAATCTACTTCGTTTGCCCTTAATACGGAAGTGACAAAAATCTCGATCAAACCCATGAGATCACTTTGGGGAAGTTGTAATTCAAAAAATCAGATTTCGTTAAATCTTAGTTTGATACATTGCCCAGAACAGATCATTGAATATATAATCTTGCATGAAATTGCACATACAATCGAACACAACCATTCCTCAAAATTCTGGAAGATTGTTGAATCACAGAACCCAAATTACAAAATTGCAGAGAAGTGGCTAAAAGATATTGGGAAAAAATATATCTATTATCTTAATTAA
- a CDS encoding low molecular weight protein-tyrosine-phosphatase, giving the protein MKQKTKVLFICLGNICRSPAAEGAFKNLIKTKNLNDLFEIDSCGTSGYHDGELADPRTRKVAAKRGIDLTHRSRKLSRTDLTYFDYLLVMDENNFQDVISLTNDIKIQEKIFLFGQFRSDKGQPIVPDPYYKNETAFEKVQDLVEDCSFGFLNFLGIEKCLK; this is encoded by the coding sequence ATGAAACAAAAAACCAAAGTCCTTTTTATTTGTTTAGGAAATATTTGTCGTTCTCCTGCGGCAGAGGGCGCATTTAAGAATTTAATCAAAACAAAAAACCTAAACGATTTATTTGAAATTGATTCCTGTGGAACTTCCGGGTACCATGACGGTGAATTAGCAGATCCAAGAACACGAAAAGTAGCCGCAAAAAGAGGAATCGATTTAACACATAGATCCAGAAAATTGTCTCGGACAGACCTAACTTATTTCGATTATTTATTGGTCATGGATGAGAACAACTTCCAAGATGTAATCAGTCTAACAAATGATATTAAAATCCAAGAGAAAATATTTCTTTTTGGTCAATTTAGAAGTGATAAGGGACAACCTATCGTTCCCGATCCGTACTATAAAAACGAAACCGCTTTTGAAAAAGTACAGGATCTTGTAGAGGATTGTTCCTTTGGATTTCTAAATTTTTTAGGAATAGAAAAATGTCTCAAATAA
- a CDS encoding NAD(P)/FAD-dependent oxidoreductase, whose amino-acid sequence MSQIKKKILIIGAGFGGLQVIKSLANNSSFEITVVDKKNHHLFQPLLYQVATAVLSPADIAIPSRSITTKFKNVKILLGDVTEIDFKNRTVKFQNNSESYDYLVLATGARTSYFGNNTWKEKTLGLKNLKDALAIRRRILLSFEQAELIGNYEKAKSFMHYVIIGGGPTGVELAGSIAELSHNIIRKDFRNIDSGMTKVTLIEAGPRLLTAFNEKSSQFTKEKLESRGVEVLTNSPVLDITDTGVVLKDRTIESKTVIWAAGVEGSELAKNLPINKDKANRIIVDEYCRTSEFPEVFVIGDAANYSSGLTRPLPGVSPVAMQQGRYVAKVIETIEKKKSISPFHYFDKGNMATIGRTDAVAEFGKIRLKGILGWLGWLFVHLVYQVGFKNKVSTLLSWVWSYLTFRAGSRLIQEEMDELSIRP is encoded by the coding sequence ATGTCTCAAATAAAGAAAAAAATACTAATCATTGGAGCAGGATTCGGTGGCTTACAAGTAATCAAATCACTTGCGAACAACAGCTCCTTCGAAATCACTGTTGTTGATAAAAAAAATCATCACCTCTTTCAGCCTCTTTTGTACCAAGTAGCAACCGCAGTTTTGTCTCCAGCCGATATCGCCATTCCTTCTAGATCCATTACAACAAAATTTAAAAATGTAAAAATACTATTAGGGGATGTAACTGAAATTGATTTCAAAAATAGGACTGTAAAATTTCAAAACAATTCCGAATCTTATGACTACTTGGTATTAGCAACAGGAGCAAGGACTAGTTATTTTGGAAACAACACTTGGAAAGAAAAAACATTAGGTCTTAAAAATCTCAAAGATGCCTTAGCAATCCGAAGGAGAATATTACTTTCCTTTGAACAAGCAGAGTTAATTGGGAACTATGAAAAAGCAAAAAGTTTTATGCATTATGTGATCATCGGAGGTGGCCCCACAGGTGTTGAACTAGCAGGCTCAATTGCTGAATTATCTCATAATATCATTAGAAAAGACTTTCGAAATATTGATTCAGGAATGACAAAGGTAACTTTAATAGAAGCAGGACCAAGACTTCTCACTGCCTTCAACGAAAAATCTAGCCAGTTCACTAAAGAAAAATTAGAGAGTAGGGGAGTTGAAGTTCTAACCAATTCTCCAGTTTTAGACATTACAGACACAGGTGTTGTCCTCAAAGACCGAACCATCGAATCCAAAACTGTCATTTGGGCAGCTGGAGTAGAAGGATCAGAACTTGCCAAAAATCTACCGATTAACAAAGATAAGGCGAATAGAATCATCGTAGACGAATACTGTAGAACCTCCGAATTTCCTGAAGTATTCGTAATTGGAGATGCAGCAAATTACAGTTCTGGATTGACAAGGCCATTGCCGGGAGTTTCACCTGTTGCTATGCAACAAGGGAGATATGTTGCAAAAGTGATAGAAACAATTGAAAAAAAGAAATCCATCTCTCCATTCCATTATTTTGATAAAGGAAACATGGCAACCATCGGAAGAACCGATGCTGTTGCTGAATTTGGCAAAATTCGTTTAAAAGGAATTCTTGGCTGGCTCGGTTGGCTTTTTGTTCATCTTGTCTATCAAGTTGGCTTCAAAAACAAAGTAAGCACTCTACTCAGCTGGGTCTGGAGTTATTTGACGTTCCGAGCAGGATCAAGACTAATCCAAGAAGAAATGGATGAACTCTCAATTCGACCGTAA
- a CDS encoding alpha/beta fold hydrolase has product MEPKSLRYMLPISIRTKFHTIEGVEWGNPQGIPILAFHGWLDNANSFAPLAKYFLDYRFISIDFPGHGKSSHKPENTVYYFAEYTLEVISIAQTLGLENFILMAHSMGAAVSTLVAGTNLLPISKLVLIESLGPLTNLSESAPDILTEAIKQILHPRGKKETYFPDMESAVGVRMKAGDMNKESAEILMERGIEKTPKGFKPRRDLRLHYNSFFRYTEEQIESFCKRIECPTLLILGDQSGFPIAEKYKNRKDAVKNLKEVILPGGHHLHMDSPEEVSSVIIDFLN; this is encoded by the coding sequence ATGGAACCAAAAAGCCTTAGGTATATGTTGCCGATTTCAATTCGCACAAAATTTCATACCATTGAGGGTGTTGAGTGGGGGAATCCACAAGGGATACCAATCCTTGCGTTTCATGGTTGGTTAGACAATGCGAATAGTTTTGCACCGCTTGCTAAGTATTTTCTCGACTATCGGTTTATCTCTATTGACTTTCCAGGTCATGGGAAATCTAGCCACAAACCAGAAAATACAGTATATTATTTTGCTGAATATACTCTGGAAGTTATCTCCATAGCACAAACACTAGGACTAGAAAATTTTATTCTTATGGCACATTCCATGGGAGCCGCAGTTTCTACGTTAGTTGCCGGTACAAACCTTTTACCAATCAGCAAATTAGTTTTAATCGAATCACTCGGACCATTGACAAACCTCTCTGAATCTGCGCCAGATATTCTCACAGAAGCAATTAAACAAATCCTCCATCCAAGAGGCAAAAAAGAAACGTATTTCCCTGATATGGAGTCAGCAGTAGGAGTGAGAATGAAAGCAGGAGATATGAATAAAGAATCGGCTGAAATTCTTATGGAACGAGGAATCGAAAAAACACCAAAAGGTTTTAAGCCTAGAAGGGATTTAAGACTCCATTATAATTCTTTTTTTCGTTATACTGAAGAACAAATTGAATCTTTCTGCAAAAGGATCGAATGTCCAACCTTACTCATACTAGGCGATCAATCCGGATTTCCAATAGCAGAAAAATACAAAAACAGAAAAGATGCAGTCAAAAATTTAAAGGAAGTAATCTTGCCTGGTGGGCATCATTTGCATATGGACTCTCCAGAAGAAGTTTCTTCCGTCATTATCGATTTTTTAAATTAA
- a CDS encoding PaaI family thioesterase, producing the protein MNQPIENPSKHGYEIHHDTCFGCGKENPLGLVADFTFHDETGEVNFTYSFKRMYNGAPGFVHGGILSTVLDEAMGGLCFHLGYIVMTDTMSFKFHKATPVEKELLIRAWPIKKAKRKVLLECELTSLDGETLYVKGEGAFHILPPRFFSDKLTGGKIAIANELLSVNKLKRAHLFDRIET; encoded by the coding sequence ATGAACCAACCGATAGAAAATCCTTCCAAACATGGTTATGAAATCCATCATGATACTTGTTTCGGATGCGGGAAAGAAAACCCATTAGGACTCGTCGCAGATTTCACTTTTCACGATGAAACAGGAGAAGTAAACTTTACTTATAGTTTTAAAAGAATGTACAACGGAGCCCCTGGCTTTGTTCACGGAGGGATCCTATCAACTGTTTTGGATGAGGCAATGGGAGGTCTCTGCTTTCATTTAGGATACATTGTGATGACAGACACTATGAGTTTCAAATTCCATAAGGCAACGCCAGTCGAAAAAGAATTACTAATTCGCGCATGGCCAATTAAAAAAGCAAAACGCAAAGTTCTCCTGGAATGTGAACTTACTTCGCTTGACGGAGAAACTTTATACGTAAAAGGAGAGGGAGCATTCCACATTCTCCCTCCACGTTTTTTCTCCGATAAGTTGACGGGAGGAAAAATTGCGATTGCGAATGAATTACTATCGGTAAATAAATTGAAACGCGCACATCTCTTTGACAGGATAGAAACATGA
- a CDS encoding LIC20035 family adhesin produces the protein MKYKLLYLTIATLLIQCSGASVKDGSGDQEFELKLTKGKWIRTERFKNSGGIRAIGEVKAECGGTKCTDDQVAKFAPAKIKSLPKHGAWEEYIQFEQPGSTAENPKYKSTLDQIGEYVDGKKIGIWKKPDPESPQKFLAETPWVDGKKEGVAKTFDKQGNVTSETTYVDDKKNGPYYRKNNKGEWVEKGSFKDNEEDGEWTYYFVGADGNGIKTKVSFANGLKNGLEINYYKDGAVESQGSYSSDIRSGLWKMFGAKGNILAEGNYSKKENSENLDIKYERTGIWKEYYADGKIFGTGPRKHTRTGEWKFYYKNGQIGYHGNMANESMLESAKVYDNTGKILGEGKLFFSLVKIDEETQDLKLNYKPSIPYTYFYPSGKKRMVIRSTEDATEYSEDGRELGKGPVEPQGRKMGCWTIGGKTEYYMIDKPMPKMTPSQCK, from the coding sequence ATGAAATACAAACTTCTCTACTTAACCATTGCAACACTCCTTATCCAATGTTCTGGTGCCTCCGTAAAAGACGGATCAGGCGACCAAGAGTTTGAGTTAAAACTAACAAAAGGTAAGTGGATACGAACAGAGAGATTTAAAAACTCAGGCGGAATTCGTGCCATCGGAGAAGTAAAAGCAGAATGCGGTGGAACAAAGTGTACGGACGACCAAGTTGCGAAATTCGCTCCTGCAAAAATTAAATCACTCCCAAAACATGGTGCCTGGGAAGAATACATTCAATTCGAACAACCCGGCTCTACCGCAGAAAATCCGAAATACAAATCAACTCTTGACCAAATAGGAGAATATGTTGACGGCAAAAAAATAGGAATTTGGAAAAAACCTGATCCAGAAAGCCCACAGAAATTTTTGGCTGAAACACCCTGGGTGGATGGAAAAAAAGAAGGAGTTGCGAAAACTTTCGACAAACAAGGAAATGTGACCTCCGAGACAACCTATGTAGATGATAAAAAAAATGGGCCTTATTATCGAAAGAACAACAAAGGGGAATGGGTCGAAAAGGGATCTTTCAAAGATAACGAAGAAGATGGTGAATGGACTTATTATTTTGTAGGTGCAGATGGAAACGGAATCAAAACAAAAGTTTCTTTTGCTAACGGACTAAAGAATGGTTTAGAAATCAATTATTACAAAGATGGTGCTGTGGAGTCACAAGGTTCATATTCATCTGATATTAGAAGTGGTCTATGGAAAATGTTCGGTGCAAAGGGAAACATTCTAGCAGAAGGAAATTATTCTAAAAAAGAAAATTCTGAAAACTTAGATATCAAATACGAAAGAACTGGAATCTGGAAAGAATACTACGCAGACGGAAAAATATTTGGAACAGGTCCAAGAAAACATACAAGAACCGGTGAATGGAAGTTTTATTACAAAAACGGCCAAATCGGTTACCATGGGAATATGGCAAACGAAAGTATGTTAGAATCTGCTAAAGTATATGATAATACTGGTAAAATTCTTGGAGAGGGGAAACTTTTCTTTTCTCTAGTCAAAATTGATGAAGAAACCCAAGATTTAAAATTAAATTACAAACCAAGCATTCCTTATACTTACTTTTATCCATCTGGGAAAAAACGTATGGTCATCCGTTCTACTGAGGATGCAACAGAGTATTCAGAAGATGGAAGAGAATTAGGGAAAGGACCTGTAGAACCTCAAGGAAGAAAAATGGGATGTTGGACCATTGGAGGCAAAACAGAATATTATATGATCGATAAACCAATGCCAAAAATGACTCCATCACAATGCAAATAA
- a CDS encoding AAA family ATPase, translating into MQINKEQITEISDQVKLLRSELSESISGMDNVIQSLFVGLVANGHVLLEGMPGLAKTLLAKNLASIIDAKFSRVQFTPDLLPADLTGTNIFNPKTSSFEIRKGPIFTNVLLADEINRAPAKVQSALLQCMEERQVSIADETFDLEPPFFVIATQNPIDQEGTYPLPEAQLDRFLFKVIVTYPSFEDEVAILHQHGNLDFTKKKAKKVMKPKEIQKISEISNRVFVEPKLQSYIVNLTRNTRPQTTSDNELKNFIQHGVSPRASLAMLKVSRINALLEGRDFVIPEDIQRFFSEIVKHRLHLTIDAISEDISTDSIIKRILSVTEVP; encoded by the coding sequence ATGCAAATAAACAAAGAACAAATTACAGAAATATCCGATCAGGTAAAATTACTTAGGTCGGAACTATCCGAATCTATCTCAGGGATGGACAATGTCATCCAATCCCTTTTTGTTGGACTTGTAGCAAATGGCCACGTACTTCTAGAGGGAATGCCAGGCCTTGCCAAAACACTCCTTGCGAAAAACTTAGCATCAATCATTGATGCTAAGTTTTCGAGAGTTCAATTCACTCCGGATTTATTGCCAGCAGATCTTACCGGAACAAATATTTTTAACCCAAAAACCTCATCATTTGAAATTAGAAAAGGCCCCATATTCACCAATGTACTGTTAGCTGATGAAATCAACAGAGCACCTGCAAAAGTACAATCGGCCTTACTCCAATGTATGGAAGAAAGACAGGTGTCGATTGCTGATGAAACTTTCGACCTAGAGCCCCCATTTTTTGTGATCGCCACACAAAACCCAATCGATCAAGAAGGAACATACCCACTTCCAGAAGCACAATTAGATCGTTTTTTGTTTAAAGTAATCGTCACCTATCCCTCTTTTGAAGACGAAGTAGCAATCCTACATCAACATGGAAACTTGGATTTTACTAAGAAAAAAGCAAAGAAAGTTATGAAACCAAAAGAAATCCAAAAGATTTCAGAAATTTCAAACCGTGTATTTGTTGAACCAAAACTACAATCCTACATAGTTAACTTAACACGCAATACACGACCGCAAACCACAAGCGATAACGAATTAAAAAACTTTATCCAACATGGAGTAAGCCCCAGAGCAAGCCTTGCTATGTTAAAAGTGAGTCGGATCAACGCTCTTTTAGAAGGTAGAGATTTTGTGATTCCCGAGGATATACAGCGTTTTTTCTCGGAAATTGTCAAACATAGACTTCACTTAACCATTGATGCGATTAGCGAGGACATCAGCACAGATTCTATTATCAAACGAATCCTATCTGTCACGGAAGTTCCTTAG
- a CDS encoding DUF58 domain-containing protein: protein MLTHELKRLLQVLQWETKKKFSSTRQGFLPMREKGRGLDFKEVRNYHFGDDIRYIDWNVTSRTGELYTKEYYEERDASIIIFYDMSDSMSESKKDTAFQIALFLSLFHIKLGNRILLVTFSDRSHSPGKWLRTEADVFKTFTNITKQTEGGKTNYNSAYQFAFRLYPKFAVCYWISDFIEFGDYLTSKQNAKVWEPIGIWIQDELDTLDFPFWFKFFRQISQEIPNLRNKKTTYVADLKAAKKFFGSNLVQVNPNAKLSNQILPLFKIKRNG, encoded by the coding sequence ATGTTGACGCACGAACTGAAACGTCTCCTCCAAGTTTTGCAATGGGAAACGAAAAAGAAATTTTCATCGACCAGACAAGGTTTTCTTCCAATGAGAGAAAAAGGTCGGGGACTAGATTTCAAAGAAGTGCGTAACTACCATTTCGGAGATGACATTCGTTACATTGATTGGAATGTCACTTCCAGAACTGGGGAATTGTATACAAAAGAATATTACGAAGAAAGAGACGCATCCATTATCATCTTCTATGATATGAGTGACTCAATGAGTGAATCAAAAAAAGACACTGCCTTTCAAATTGCTTTGTTTTTGTCCTTATTTCATATTAAATTGGGAAACCGAATTTTACTCGTTACCTTTTCCGATCGCTCTCATTCTCCAGGCAAATGGTTAAGAACAGAAGCAGATGTATTTAAAACTTTTACAAATATCACAAAACAAACAGAAGGTGGCAAAACAAACTATAATTCTGCTTATCAATTTGCATTTAGACTTTATCCCAAATTTGCAGTTTGTTACTGGATTTCCGATTTTATCGAATTTGGGGACTATTTGACCTCCAAACAAAATGCAAAAGTTTGGGAACCAATTGGGATCTGGATTCAGGATGAATTAGATACATTGGATTTTCCTTTTTGGTTCAAATTTTTCCGCCAAATATCACAAGAAATACCCAATTTAAGAAATAAAAAAACTACATATGTCGCTGATCTGAAAGCAGCAAAAAAATTTTTTGGCTCTAATTTAGTCCAAGTCAATCCAAACGCCAAACTCTCAAATCAAATTCTACCACTCTTCAAAATCAAACGCAATGGCTAA
- a CDS encoding LB_053 family protein gives MAKYILLILISSFSLFATPKETIQEEEIFVGDTVHYQLELTEGVESDLQMEEGDFYEDSTMPSFKIFNIKKDNTKLSATILFYKPGNFILPISWKENGEEKNSTKTIKVKSQLLGSETDIEDSEPPINFSGPYLFRLLLVLLITAINLYLLYALYLYWKSKPKVVDALWEKQPVLQETTKRLHVIETYLESESIYEKELAFKISEYAKEVYSKRLEKNFLGNTDSEFLAELFDRTHIDESILRNLRIFFRNTKYDNNQTKLEKEEARSVWEKIKKDMEL, from the coding sequence ATGGCTAAATATATACTTCTAATTCTTATCTCTTCCTTTTCTTTATTTGCCACTCCTAAGGAAACAATCCAAGAAGAGGAAATCTTTGTAGGTGATACTGTACATTATCAATTAGAACTTACCGAAGGAGTTGAGAGTGACTTACAAATGGAAGAAGGAGATTTTTACGAAGACTCTACAATGCCTTCTTTCAAAATTTTTAACATCAAAAAAGATAATACAAAACTATCCGCTACAATTTTATTTTATAAACCAGGAAATTTTATTCTCCCTATATCTTGGAAGGAAAATGGCGAAGAAAAAAATTCAACAAAAACAATAAAAGTCAAATCGCAACTACTAGGTTCAGAAACGGATATTGAAGACAGTGAACCTCCCATTAATTTTTCCGGTCCTTATCTTTTTCGTTTGTTACTTGTTTTACTCATCACTGCAATCAACCTATATTTATTATATGCACTTTATTTATACTGGAAGTCAAAGCCAAAAGTGGTGGATGCACTATGGGAAAAACAACCAGTTTTACAAGAAACAACCAAACGCCTTCACGTGATCGAAACATATTTAGAGTCGGAATCAATTTACGAAAAAGAACTTGCCTTTAAGATTAGTGAATATGCAAAAGAAGTGTATTCCAAAAGATTAGAAAAAAATTTTTTAGGAAACACTGATTCCGAATTTTTAGCAGAACTTTTCGATAGAACACATATCGATGAATCCATCCTTCGCAACCTTAGAATTTTTTTCAGAAACACTAAATACGACAATAACCAAACCAAACTAGAAAAAGAGGAAGCCCGATCTGTTTGGGAAAAAATTAAAAAGGATATGGAATTGTAA